In Seonamhaeicola sp. S2-3, the genomic window AGGTAACAGTAATGTTGCTGGAAAAGATGGTTGGTGGAAAGATTTAATTGGTAATAACAAGGTTATAGATACCAAACTATACACGGTGCTTGCTTTTAATATACCTGGAAATGGTTTTGATGGTTTTATTATTGAAAACTATAAAGATTTTGTTGCTCGTGATGTAGCTAAACTGTTTTTACAGGGTTTAAATGAATTAAAAACTGGTAAAATTTTTGCTACTATTGGCGGTTCTTTAGGTGGTGGTATTGCTTGGGAAATGGCAGTATTACAACCTAATTTTTCAGAACATTTAATTGTTGTGGCAACCGATTGGAAATCTACCGATTGGTTAATTGCCAACTGCCAAATTCAAGAACAATTTTTGTTGAATTCTAAAAACCCCGTGCATGATGCCAGAATGCATGCCATGTTGTGTTATAGAACACCAGAGTCTTTCAAAGAGCGCTTTCAGCGTACTAAAAATGACGATCTTGAAATTTTTAATGTTGAAAGTTGGCTGCTACATCATGGTAAAAAATTACAAGAACGGTTTCAGTTGTCGGCCTATAAATTAATGAATCAATTACTTAAAACAATTGATGTAACCAAAGGGCGTTCTAGCAACTTTAATGTGTTAGAGAATATTGAAGCTAAAATTCATATTGTTGGTGTAGATTCTGATTTGTTTTTTACTGCCGAAGAAAACCGCGAAACACATAAGCAACTGGCGTTAACACATCCAAACGTAACCTACAGTGAAATACATTCGGTGCATGGACATGATGCCTTTTTAATGGAATATGACCAACTTGAAAAAATAATAGAAGGCATTTTTGTGCCAAATTCTAAAAGACGAAGAATGAAAATATTGAAGTTTGGAGGGAAATCTCTAGCTAATGGAAAAGGTTTAGAAACCGTACTTTCAATTATTGAAAATAAGGTAAAGGCAGGAGAGCGTATTAGCGTTGTGGTTTCCGCCCGTGGAAATGCTACCGATGACTTAGAAGCTATTTTAAATAAAGCTATAAAAGGTGAAGACTATAAACAAGATTTAGAGGCTTTTAAAGTTTACCAATCAGAGCCTTCAAAACAGGTAGATTTCTCTGAAGAATTTTCAGTGCTTGATAAATTATTTGAAGGCATTAGTCTGTTGCGCGATTATAGCAAAAAGACCAAAGATAATATTCTGGCACAAGGAGAATTGTTGGCTGTAAAGCTCATTACTCAATTATTAAACGAAAGGGGTATTGAAGCTAAAGCAGTAGACTCGCGCGAATTAATAAAAACCAATGAGTCTTTTGGTAATGCGCAACCACTATCAAAAGTATCAAAAGAAAACACCAAAGCTTATTTTAAAAAGAACAACGGTGTTGTAAATGTAGTTACCGGTTTTATTGCTTCAAATTTAAAAAACGAAACCACAACTTTAGGTAGAAATGGCAGCAATTATACAGCAGCATTATTAGCCAATTATTTAGATGCCGAAGAATTACAAAATTATACCCATGTTAGTGGTATTTATACGGCAGACCCAAATTTGGTGCCAGATGCTCAACAAATTAGAGAACTATCTTTTAGTGAAGCTAATGAATTAGCAAACTTTGGAACATCTGTATTACATGCCAAAACCATAATTCCGCTAGTTGAAAAAAATATCAACTTACGTATTTTAAACACCTTTAATCCAGAAGATGAAGGTACACTTATTACCGCAAAACCTAGTACCAAAGAGGTTACCTCTTTATCGGTTTTAGAAAATGTAGCTTTACTAAATTTAGAAGGTAGAGGTTTGTTAGGGAAAATTGGTGTTGATGCCAGAATTTTTGGAGCCTTAAGTAATTATGGTATTAGTGTGAGTATTGTATCTCAAGGATCGTCGGAAAGAGGTATTGGACTTATAATAGATGCAGACCAAGCTACCCAAGCTGTTATTGCTTTAGAGCGTGAGTTTGAAAGCGATTTTTACTCACAAGATGTTAATAAAATTGATGTGGTAGATGATGTAGCCGTTATTTCCATTGTGGGTATAGAATTAAGCTCGTTTCATAAACCTTTCAACGCTTTAATAAAGAATCAAATCACACCGTTATTGTTCAATAATACAGTAACAGGAAAGAATGTGAGTTTGGTGGTTAAGGAATCCGATCTTAGCAAGGCATTAAACGTAATTCATGGTGAAGTTTTTGGTATTTCTAAAAAAATAAACATTGCTATTTTTGGTCACGGTGGTGTTGGTGGGGCTTTAATTAATCAAATTTTAAAGTCGAAAGACGATATTGAAAAACGCAAAGGCATTAATTTAAATGTGTTTGCTATTGCTAATTCTAAAAAGTTATTGTTAGATAAAAAAGGCGTAAATTCTAATTGGGAAAAAGCCATTGCTTCAAGTACTTTAGAAAGTTCTATTGATGATATAATTACCTATGCCAAAAATCATCATTTAGAAAATTTAATAGCAGTAGATAATACAGCAAGTTCTACTTTTTATCAAAATTATATTCCTTTAATTGAAGCTGGATTCGATTTGGTGTCGTCTAACAAAATAGCCAATACCATTTCGCACGATTTTTATAGAGAACTACGCCAACAACTTGATGAAAATAAAAAGGAGTACCTTTATGAAACTACCGTTGGTGCAGGATTGCCGTTAATTGATACTATTAAGTTACTGCACGAATCGGGAGAAAACATCACGCGTATAAGAGGGGTGTTTTCTGGTACATTAAGTTATTTGTTTAATAATTTTTCGGTGCAAGACAAACCGTTTAGTGCTATTGTTCAGGAAACTATTGATAAAGGCTTTACAGAACCAGACCCTAGAGAGGATTTCTCAGGAAACGATGTAGCTAGAAAGCTATTAATTTTAGCAAGAGAGTTAGATTTACAAAATGAATTTGAAGATGTAGCGGTTTTAAATTTAATTCCAGAAGCCTACAGAGATATTTCGGTTGAAGAATTTTTAGGACAACTGCATGTTTTAGATGAACAATACCAAAAGATAAAAGAGGCGCAAGAACCCGGACACGTGTTACGATACGTTGGTGATTTATCAGGAGATTTATCACAAGATAAGGGTAATTTAGAAGTAAAATTAGTGTCTATTCCAGAAGACAGTACCTTAGGTCATGTAAAAGGAAGCGACGCTATTTTTGAAATTTTTACAGAGAGTTATGGAGAGCAACCTATTGTTATTCAAGGTGCTGGAGCAGGTGCAGAAGTAACCGCTCGAGGTGTTTTTGGAGATATTTTAAGGTTATCCAAACATATTAATTAAAATTATGAGCAAGAAAAAGCATTTTGAAACGGAAGCTATTCGCAATCAATCTGAAACTACACAGTTTTCAGAACACTCCGTACCTTTATATTTAACATCGGGTTTTGTATTTGATGATGCCGAGGAAATGCGTGCGTCGTTTGCCGAAGAAAAAAAACGTGATTTATATAGTAGATATGGTAATCCAAATGTGAGTGAATTTGTTGACAAAGTCTGTGATATGGAAGGTGCCGAAGCAGGTTTTGCATTTGCTAGTGGAATGGCAGCGGTGTTTTCAACATTTGCTACCCTGTTAAATGCTGGAGATCATGTAGTGTCTTGTAGCTCTGTATTTGGTGCAACTCATGGTTTGTTTACTAAATATTTTCCAAAGTGGAATATTGAATGCTCATATTTTAGCATCAATGAAGTTGATTCTGTTGAAGACTTAATTCAACCTAACACCAAATTCATTTACGCCGAAACACCAACAAATCCAGGAGTTGATGTGTTAGATTTAGAGTTTCTAAGTGCCATTTGTAAAAAGCATAATTTATTATTGGTAATAGATAATTGTTTTGCAACACCATATTTACAAAACCCTATAAAACAAGGAGCAGATTTAGTAATTCATTCTGCTACCAAACTAATGGACGGACAAGGGCGTGTTTTAGGAGGTGTTACCGTTGGAAAAAAAGAATTGATTAGAGAAATATATCTGTTCTCCAGATTAACAGGACCTTCAATGAGTCCGTTTAACGCTTGGGTACTATCAAAATCTTTAGAAACCTTAGCAGTTCGAGTAGAAAAACACTGTGAGAATGCTTTAAAATTAGCAACTTATTTAGAAGATCATCCCAAAGTAAAATGGGTAAAATATCCGTTTTTAAAATCGCATCCTAAGTATAACATCGCTAAAAAACAAATGCGTTTAGGAGGTAATATTATAGCTTTTGAAGTTAAAGGTGGGTTAGAAGGCGGACGTACGTTTTTAGATAGTATAAAAATGTGTTCGTTATCTGCCAATTTAGGAGACACCAGAACCATTGTTACGCATCCAGCAAGTACTACACATGCAAAGGTGGAAGCAGAAGTGAAAGCTGCTGCAGGTATAACCGATGGCATGGTACGTGTTTCTGTAGGCTTAGAACATATAGATGATATTATTGCAGATTTAGAACAAGCTTTAGGTAATTAAACATTCTCATTTTAAGGTAATTAAAAATGAAAAAGTGTCATTTTTAATTAAGAATTTTTTAAGATTTTCTGTCAACTTTTCATTGTAAAGAGTGT contains:
- the thrA gene encoding bifunctional aspartate kinase/homoserine dehydrogenase I, which produces MENELQHIIIKNYKTESGVLNPEIKLSYQVFGKPLGSAPIVLVNHALTGNSNVAGKDGWWKDLIGNNKVIDTKLYTVLAFNIPGNGFDGFIIENYKDFVARDVAKLFLQGLNELKTGKIFATIGGSLGGGIAWEMAVLQPNFSEHLIVVATDWKSTDWLIANCQIQEQFLLNSKNPVHDARMHAMLCYRTPESFKERFQRTKNDDLEIFNVESWLLHHGKKLQERFQLSAYKLMNQLLKTIDVTKGRSSNFNVLENIEAKIHIVGVDSDLFFTAEENRETHKQLALTHPNVTYSEIHSVHGHDAFLMEYDQLEKIIEGIFVPNSKRRRMKILKFGGKSLANGKGLETVLSIIENKVKAGERISVVVSARGNATDDLEAILNKAIKGEDYKQDLEAFKVYQSEPSKQVDFSEEFSVLDKLFEGISLLRDYSKKTKDNILAQGELLAVKLITQLLNERGIEAKAVDSRELIKTNESFGNAQPLSKVSKENTKAYFKKNNGVVNVVTGFIASNLKNETTTLGRNGSNYTAALLANYLDAEELQNYTHVSGIYTADPNLVPDAQQIRELSFSEANELANFGTSVLHAKTIIPLVEKNINLRILNTFNPEDEGTLITAKPSTKEVTSLSVLENVALLNLEGRGLLGKIGVDARIFGALSNYGISVSIVSQGSSERGIGLIIDADQATQAVIALEREFESDFYSQDVNKIDVVDDVAVISIVGIELSSFHKPFNALIKNQITPLLFNNTVTGKNVSLVVKESDLSKALNVIHGEVFGISKKINIAIFGHGGVGGALINQILKSKDDIEKRKGINLNVFAIANSKKLLLDKKGVNSNWEKAIASSTLESSIDDIITYAKNHHLENLIAVDNTASSTFYQNYIPLIEAGFDLVSSNKIANTISHDFYRELRQQLDENKKEYLYETTVGAGLPLIDTIKLLHESGENITRIRGVFSGTLSYLFNNFSVQDKPFSAIVQETIDKGFTEPDPREDFSGNDVARKLLILARELDLQNEFEDVAVLNLIPEAYRDISVEEFLGQLHVLDEQYQKIKEAQEPGHVLRYVGDLSGDLSQDKGNLEVKLVSIPEDSTLGHVKGSDAIFEIFTESYGEQPIVIQGAGAGAEVTARGVFGDILRLSKHIN
- a CDS encoding PLP-dependent aspartate aminotransferase family protein, whose protein sequence is MSKKKHFETEAIRNQSETTQFSEHSVPLYLTSGFVFDDAEEMRASFAEEKKRDLYSRYGNPNVSEFVDKVCDMEGAEAGFAFASGMAAVFSTFATLLNAGDHVVSCSSVFGATHGLFTKYFPKWNIECSYFSINEVDSVEDLIQPNTKFIYAETPTNPGVDVLDLEFLSAICKKHNLLLVIDNCFATPYLQNPIKQGADLVIHSATKLMDGQGRVLGGVTVGKKELIREIYLFSRLTGPSMSPFNAWVLSKSLETLAVRVEKHCENALKLATYLEDHPKVKWVKYPFLKSHPKYNIAKKQMRLGGNIIAFEVKGGLEGGRTFLDSIKMCSLSANLGDTRTIVTHPASTTHAKVEAEVKAAAGITDGMVRVSVGLEHIDDIIADLEQALGN